From Candidatus Doudnabacteria bacterium, a single genomic window includes:
- a CDS encoding GlsB/YeaQ/YmgE family stress response membrane protein: MGIILWIIFGALVGWVASMIMGTNAQMGLLANIIVGIIGAVIGGWIMSLIGKTGISGFNVPSFLVALLGAVVLIWIVKMVRK; the protein is encoded by the coding sequence ATGGGTATAATCCTTTGGATTATTTTCGGGGCATTAGTGGGCTGGGTCGCTTCTATGATCATGGGCACCAATGCCCAAATGGGTTTGCTGGCCAACATCATTGTCGGAATCATCGGCGCCGTGATCGGCGGATGGATCATGAGTCTGATCGGCAAAACGGGAATAAGCGGCTTCAATGTTCCGAGCTTCCTGGTCGCTCTGTTAGGAGCTGTCGTACTCATCTGGATCGTAAAAATGGTTCGCAAGTAA
- a CDS encoding YggT family protein, which produces MDSYNSPTTKPLFRGIQIVWYILGLLEALLVFRFVLKLLAANPNAGFSSFIYNVSYPFAAPFLNVFKMTKVEGNIFEWTTLLAMLVYWLVAWGIIRLFSMSKTVSTPEAAAKLDKEEPK; this is translated from the coding sequence ATGGATTCATACAATTCACCCACAACCAAGCCCTTATTCCGGGGTATTCAGATCGTTTGGTATATTCTGGGCCTGCTGGAAGCGCTTTTGGTGTTTCGGTTCGTGCTAAAGCTGCTTGCCGCCAACCCGAATGCCGGATTCAGCAGTTTTATTTATAATGTCAGCTATCCTTTCGCTGCACCATTTCTCAACGTTTTCAAGATGACGAAAGTCGAAGGCAATATATTTGAATGGACCACGCTTCTGGCCATGCTGGTCTACTGGCTTGTGGCTTGGGGCATCATCAGGCTGTTCTCCATGAGCAAGACTGTATCTACGCCTGAGGCTGCGGCGAAACTGGACAAAGAAGAACCTAAATAA
- a CDS encoding VOC family protein: MQKISPFLWFDNNAEEAMKYYVSVFAGNPAKKAESKVVTIQRYPDGPLEGPMKGMEGKVLTEVFDLEGQQLMALDGGPHFKFTEAISMLVDVENQEELDYFWDKLSAVPQAEQCGWCKDKFGLSWQIAPMALMGQMMGDKDRAKGGRVMQAMLKMKKIDIAELQRAYEQA, encoded by the coding sequence ATGCAAAAGATCTCTCCATTTTTGTGGTTTGACAATAATGCCGAAGAGGCAATGAAGTATTATGTTTCGGTTTTCGCGGGAAATCCTGCCAAGAAAGCCGAATCGAAAGTCGTAACCATCCAGCGCTATCCGGACGGACCGCTGGAAGGCCCGATGAAGGGCATGGAAGGAAAAGTTCTGACCGAAGTGTTTGATCTGGAAGGACAACAGCTCATGGCCCTGGACGGCGGGCCGCACTTTAAATTCACTGAAGCCATCTCCATGTTGGTGGACGTTGAAAATCAGGAAGAGCTTGATTATTTTTGGGACAAACTTTCGGCAGTTCCGCAAGCGGAACAATGCGGCTGGTGCAAGGACAAATTCGGCCTGTCCTGGCAGATCGCGCCCATGGCTTTAATGGGGCAAATGATGGGGGATAAGGACCGCGCAAAAGGCGGCAGGGTCATGCAGGCCATGCTGAAGATGAAAAAAATTGACATCGCTGAATTGCAGAGAGCTTACGAACAAGCATAA
- a CDS encoding M23 family metallopeptidase, with the protein MKIRYIYIALVLIAAIVVIVFSMSNFKLSTQSAQAVFQNISPASSGSVRGLNPSVALGQIAGASIIAPQLSMPISAGLSRVTKKPYGLFVTPQTSPVPDDIFTGYHTGIDFETTPAEQNTDVTITAACDGTVLLKEWATGYGGVFVQSCKLDGQDVTVIYGHLNLDSITPIVGQTITAGDKIGNLGQGFTHETDGRRMHLHFDIHKGTEINILGYVPNQSDLTNWLDPMKYLQ; encoded by the coding sequence ATGAAAATACGATATATATACATTGCATTGGTTCTAATAGCTGCAATAGTTGTGATCGTATTCAGTATGTCGAATTTTAAGCTTTCTACCCAGTCAGCCCAGGCAGTTTTCCAAAACATATCGCCTGCTTCTTCAGGTTCTGTTCGCGGTCTCAACCCTAGCGTTGCGTTAGGTCAGATTGCCGGCGCCTCAATTATTGCCCCTCAATTATCCATGCCGATATCAGCAGGCTTAAGCCGCGTTACCAAAAAACCATACGGGCTGTTTGTCACTCCGCAAACTTCTCCTGTACCCGATGATATTTTTACCGGATACCATACGGGAATTGATTTTGAAACTACTCCTGCTGAACAAAATACGGATGTAACCATTACAGCGGCCTGTGACGGAACGGTATTGCTGAAAGAATGGGCAACCGGTTACGGCGGAGTTTTTGTGCAGAGCTGCAAGCTTGACGGCCAAGACGTGACGGTGATTTACGGCCATTTAAATCTTGACAGCATTACTCCCATAGTCGGACAAACCATTACAGCCGGAGATAAGATCGGGAATTTGGGCCAGGGCTTTACGCACGAGACTGACGGCCGCCGCATGCATCTTCACTTTGACATTCACAAAGGTACTGAAATAAATATTCTCGGTTACGTTCCAAATCAAAGCGATCTTACTAACTGGCTTGACCCGATGAAATATTTGCAGTAA
- a CDS encoding PQQ-dependent sugar dehydrogenase yields the protein MNFVKKIFFVLAIISFFVMPKAISLAQTASPLLPAGTLVQATGDITVYYIENNGKRPIDSFETFRMQGFHAPIIAVSPADLALYPTGDIITKDSTIEVPGQSQVVPDLVPFAPSDLQLTRRNGRLLVLFTTSFWNRGMGPLELDATSSKPVADNTYETAQHIVLPDGSVRNKVVGDFFWDAPHKHFHYNDFASYILAPMVTSQGQAPTFVTPPTSTVVPPPAIWTPGLTPSLPKGAVLGTSTVAPQVLNKSTFCLYENQHILLPTEGVSKPTKSYTICGRFKQGVSVGWADVYPYLLVDQNFDVTDLPAGTYSISFVVDPHQHLMEGSRDNNIGMTIFDLDPANGTMSILASGAPFATPLNHYTNGMLVRSESDPAIFVMQNNKKQLLSGPSTGQVFILPQGVFDAIPSLNLIQATGSPTIYILNNQGFRRGITSMNVFNSYGLNLSDVTQISQADLVNYPESDLIEKQGDNTVYSISTHQSVGTITSLPQGLDPASVHIVNQTDFESYMVATAASGLFVPWDIAFMPNGDMLVPERSGDVREIGKNPGIITVPGVFSTGEGGLMGLTLSPKFASDNLIYLYFTSNDNGQKNRVASFQLNGNQLSNEKIIIDNIPSRIYHDGGRLAFGPDGMLYITTGDATSPNLAQDLNSLAGKTLRLMPDGQIPADNPFGTAVWSYGHRNSEGIAWDNLGRMWETEHGPTQGEPAERGLCCRDEINLIEKGKNYGWPTIQGDETKAGMVAPMLTSGASTTWAPAGIAFADKSLYFAGLKGSSLYQIRFNADGSYKDLTAHFTGQFGRLRAVVLGPDGSLYLSTSNRDGRGTPQSGDDKIIRVYPGFLQSTQ from the coding sequence ATGAACTTCGTTAAAAAAATATTTTTTGTTCTTGCGATCATTTCTTTTTTTGTAATGCCCAAGGCCATTTCACTGGCTCAGACGGCATCACCTCTGCTGCCGGCCGGCACGCTTGTCCAAGCAACGGGGGACATTACCGTCTACTATATAGAGAATAACGGGAAGCGGCCGATAGACTCGTTCGAGACTTTCCGGATGCAGGGATTTCATGCGCCGATCATTGCTGTTTCTCCCGCTGACTTAGCGCTTTATCCTACAGGAGATATCATCACCAAAGATTCAACAATCGAAGTTCCCGGTCAATCACAGGTAGTGCCGGACCTGGTGCCATTTGCTCCGAGTGACCTTCAGCTGACACGCCGCAACGGCCGACTGCTGGTCCTTTTTACGACTTCGTTCTGGAACAGGGGGATGGGCCCTTTGGAACTTGACGCGACCTCATCCAAACCCGTGGCGGACAATACTTACGAAACCGCCCAGCATATTGTTTTGCCGGATGGATCGGTCCGCAACAAAGTAGTGGGTGATTTTTTCTGGGACGCGCCCCATAAGCATTTTCATTATAATGATTTTGCCTCTTACATCTTAGCGCCCATGGTCACGTCGCAGGGGCAGGCTCCGACCTTTGTGACGCCGCCCACGAGTACGGTTGTGCCGCCGCCGGCGATCTGGACGCCCGGGCTGACGCCGTCATTGCCCAAGGGAGCTGTGCTTGGGACGTCCACTGTAGCTCCGCAAGTTCTGAATAAATCCACTTTCTGCCTTTATGAAAATCAGCATATCCTGCTGCCGACAGAAGGGGTCAGCAAACCCACGAAATCATACACGATCTGCGGAAGGTTCAAGCAGGGGGTTTCCGTAGGATGGGCGGATGTCTATCCGTATTTGCTGGTTGACCAGAATTTTGATGTTACCGATCTGCCGGCAGGAACTTATTCCATATCTTTCGTGGTTGACCCTCACCAGCATTTAATGGAAGGGTCTCGCGACAACAATATCGGCATGACCATCTTTGATCTGGATCCGGCAAACGGAACCATGAGCATTCTGGCTAGCGGCGCGCCTTTTGCTACGCCGCTTAATCATTATACGAACGGGATGCTGGTGCGAAGCGAGAGCGACCCGGCCATATTTGTAATGCAGAACAATAAAAAGCAACTGTTGTCAGGTCCGTCAACAGGTCAGGTCTTTATTTTGCCGCAGGGGGTTTTTGATGCCATCCCTTCCCTGAATCTGATCCAGGCAACGGGTTCGCCGACCATCTATATTCTGAACAATCAAGGTTTCCGGCGAGGGATCACAAGCATGAATGTTTTCAATTCCTACGGATTGAACCTTTCGGATGTAACTCAGATCAGCCAGGCCGATCTTGTCAATTATCCCGAGTCCGACCTTATTGAAAAGCAGGGTGATAACACGGTGTACTCCATAAGCACACATCAATCCGTGGGCACAATCACATCCTTGCCCCAAGGCCTTGATCCGGCATCGGTTCATATCGTCAACCAAACGGATTTTGAATCGTACATGGTGGCTACGGCCGCCAGCGGCCTGTTCGTTCCGTGGGACATCGCTTTCATGCCTAATGGAGATATGCTCGTGCCCGAGCGCTCAGGGGATGTACGCGAGATCGGCAAAAATCCGGGTATCATCACAGTTCCCGGCGTTTTCAGTACAGGTGAAGGGGGACTCATGGGTCTTACTCTGAGCCCGAAGTTTGCGTCGGACAATTTGATCTATCTTTATTTTACGTCCAACGATAATGGCCAGAAGAACCGGGTGGCCAGTTTTCAGCTGAACGGAAATCAGCTCAGCAACGAGAAAATTATCATAGATAATATCCCTTCCAGGATCTATCATGACGGCGGCAGGCTTGCCTTTGGCCCTGACGGCATGCTCTATATCACTACCGGTGATGCCACTTCTCCGAATTTAGCCCAGGATCTCAACTCCCTGGCCGGCAAGACGCTGCGCCTTATGCCGGACGGACAGATCCCCGCGGATAATCCTTTCGGAACCGCGGTCTGGTCTTACGGCCACCGCAACAGCGAGGGGATAGCCTGGGACAATCTGGGTCGGATGTGGGAAACGGAACACGGGCCGACGCAGGGAGAGCCGGCGGAAAGAGGCCTGTGCTGCCGCGACGAAATAAATCTTATAGAGAAAGGCAAAAATTACGGCTGGCCGACGATCCAGGGAGATGAAACTAAAGCCGGCATGGTCGCGCCTATGCTCACTTCAGGAGCAAGCACGACATGGGCGCCGGCAGGAATCGCCTTTGCGGACAAAAGTTTGTACTTTGCCGGGTTAAAAGGCTCCAGCCTGTATCAGATAAGATTTAATGCCGACGGAAGTTACAAAGACCTGACCGCGCATTTTACCGGACAATTCGGGCGCCTGCGCGCAGTGGTCCTGGGGCCTGACGGTTCATTGTACCTGAGCACATCAAACAGGGACGGCCGCGGAACTCCTCAATCAGGAGACGACAAGATCATACGGGTGTATCCGGGATTTCTTCAGAGCACACAGTAA
- a CDS encoding NAD(P)/FAD-dependent oxidoreductase: protein MADAEIIIVGAGAAGLMAARELSKSGRRVLILEARDRIGGRIWPLSEKEFGYPAQGGAEFVHGPAKVTKSLLAEAGLTYVSMSEDGEMWNVRDGKFAKNSSDPTENAVFTAHHNLMIEKLKALTEDISISDFLRKNFAEEKYTALRAYISRMVEGFDAADPDHISTFSVRDEWLGAEEWEQGRVKESYKAVIDFLELECKKHGVAILFNQEVVSVEMDTPGISVKVKDNQDYHAQKVVITVPLPIISKLRFQPELPEKLEAASNIGFGQVIKLLLRFKDQWWVRQTDQDLSKMSFLFSDQEMGTWWTQYPDPQPVLTGWIAGPRALKFKDKSSEEIFELALNSLANIFKTDKQKLRQQVVASKVINWPKDPFALGAYSYSTIESAKAYAELREPVKNTIYFAGEAVYAEEDTATVEGALASGLEAAQKILALN from the coding sequence ATGGCAGATGCAGAAATTATAATTGTTGGAGCGGGAGCCGCGGGGCTCATGGCAGCGCGAGAATTATCAAAGTCCGGAAGACGGGTTCTGATTCTTGAAGCAAGGGACAGAATAGGCGGCAGGATCTGGCCGCTTTCTGAAAAAGAATTCGGATATCCGGCCCAAGGCGGAGCGGAGTTTGTGCATGGACCCGCGAAGGTGACCAAATCCTTGCTTGCTGAGGCTGGACTTACTTATGTATCCATGTCGGAAGATGGTGAAATGTGGAATGTGCGGGACGGCAAATTTGCAAAGAACAGTTCTGATCCCACAGAAAATGCCGTGTTCACGGCGCACCATAATTTGATGATAGAAAAGCTAAAGGCATTAACGGAAGATATTTCAATTTCTGATTTCCTTCGGAAAAATTTTGCAGAAGAAAAATATACCGCTTTACGCGCGTACATATCCAGAATGGTGGAAGGATTTGACGCGGCCGACCCTGATCACATCAGCACGTTTTCGGTTCGGGATGAATGGCTAGGCGCGGAGGAATGGGAGCAGGGGAGAGTTAAGGAGAGTTACAAGGCTGTTATAGATTTTTTGGAATTGGAATGTAAAAAGCACGGTGTCGCAATACTTTTCAATCAGGAAGTTGTTTCGGTTGAAATGGACACACCCGGCATCAGTGTTAAAGTTAAGGATAATCAAGATTATCATGCACAAAAAGTAGTAATTACCGTCCCGTTGCCTATAATAAGCAAGCTCCGGTTTCAACCGGAATTGCCTGAAAAACTTGAGGCCGCATCAAATATCGGTTTTGGCCAAGTGATAAAGTTACTGCTTCGGTTCAAAGACCAATGGTGGGTCCGTCAAACAGACCAGGATCTGAGCAAAATGTCATTTTTATTTTCTGACCAGGAAATGGGCACTTGGTGGACGCAATATCCTGATCCGCAACCTGTGCTGACAGGCTGGATCGCAGGGCCAAGAGCGCTGAAGTTTAAAGATAAATCATCTGAAGAGATATTTGAACTGGCGCTGAATTCGCTTGCAAATATTTTTAAAACAGATAAACAAAAGCTTAGACAACAAGTGGTCGCATCAAAAGTGATAAACTGGCCCAAAGATCCTTTCGCTTTAGGCGCTTACAGTTATTCCACCATTGAATCCGCCAAAGCGTACGCCGAGTTGCGGGAGCCTGTGAAAAATACAATTTACTTTGCCGGCGAGGCTGTGTATGCTGAAGAAGATACTGCAACAGTGGAAGGAGCTTTGGCCAGCGGCCTGGAAGCTGCGCAAAAGATCTTGGCATTAAATTAA
- a CDS encoding dihydrofolate reductase family protein → MRKIIVFNMVSVDGYFAGVDGNIDWHNTDAEFGKFADEQTGEFGALIFGRVTYDLMAGYWPKQESVKDDPIVANIMNSLPKIVFSKSLGKVEWNNSKLYHDIDAEEVKKWKQEPGKDMAIFGSGTIVQAFAKLGLIDEYRLMINPIILGKGKLLFKDVDTLKLKLINTRTFGNGNILLAYEPVK, encoded by the coding sequence ATGAGGAAGATAATTGTATTTAACATGGTCTCTGTTGACGGATACTTTGCCGGAGTTGACGGCAATATTGACTGGCATAATACGGATGCCGAATTCGGTAAATTTGCGGATGAGCAAACCGGTGAGTTTGGCGCTCTGATATTTGGGCGTGTCACTTATGATCTGATGGCCGGCTACTGGCCGAAGCAGGAGAGCGTCAAGGATGATCCGATAGTTGCGAATATTATGAATAGCTTGCCGAAGATCGTTTTTTCCAAATCTTTGGGTAAAGTTGAATGGAATAACTCCAAGCTTTATCATGATATTGATGCGGAAGAGGTGAAGAAGTGGAAACAAGAACCGGGCAAGGATATGGCCATATTCGGCAGCGGGACGATCGTTCAGGCTTTTGCCAAGCTCGGTTTGATAGACGAATATCGGCTCATGATAAATCCGATCATTTTGGGCAAAGGCAAACTGCTGTTCAAAGATGTTGACACTCTAAAATTGAAACTGATAAATACAAGAACGTTTGGTAACGGAAACATCCTGCTTGCTTACGAACCTGTAAAATAA
- a CDS encoding DUF1360 domain-containing protein, with protein sequence MNNKRIFGWLTLDMVIFVAVNIFLIANFGNRLSTLSNIGFFKLLVLGLAVYRAANILSNEVITKPLRSPFVDETEKNGKVVEIPKRSGALRAFGLLIYCPSCTGVWLAAAIVYAYIFWPTPTFVISMLLALSAIERIVSGILGWFRHNS encoded by the coding sequence ATGAACAACAAGCGAATTTTTGGCTGGCTGACGCTGGATATGGTGATATTTGTGGCGGTGAACATCTTTCTCATTGCCAACTTCGGAAATAGACTTTCAACCTTAAGCAATATCGGTTTTTTCAAACTTTTGGTATTGGGGCTGGCTGTTTACAGAGCAGCGAACATCCTTTCAAATGAAGTGATCACAAAACCCCTGCGGTCCCCTTTCGTGGATGAAACAGAAAAGAACGGCAAAGTGGTGGAAATACCGAAAAGATCCGGAGCATTGAGGGCTTTCGGATTATTGATCTATTGCCCTTCGTGCACCGGAGTTTGGCTCGCCGCGGCAATAGTCTATGCTTACATTTTTTGGCCAACACCCACATTCGTCATTTCAATGCTTCTGGCCTTAAGCGCAATTGAACGGATAGTTTCAGGCATTTTAGGCTGGTTCAGACACAACAGCTAA
- a CDS encoding Fur family transcriptional regulator codes for MINKDYKQVLRAVKLKATPGRIELLAFLTNTLQPYSIKEIGKAVGSKTLDQATIYRNLEHFREAGLVRHIDFGDGVGRFELKTHNHHHHIICTSCRKVEDIHVERDVGPIEQKIRRKKHFTVHSHSLEFFGLCKACAK; via the coding sequence ATGATAAACAAGGATTATAAGCAGGTTTTACGGGCAGTCAAGCTGAAAGCCACTCCGGGACGCATCGAATTGCTGGCTTTTTTGACCAATACCTTGCAGCCATATTCCATCAAGGAAATTGGCAAGGCTGTGGGATCAAAGACCCTGGATCAAGCCACGATTTACCGCAACCTCGAGCATTTTAGGGAAGCGGGACTTGTGCGGCATATTGATTTTGGTGATGGAGTCGGCCGGTTTGAATTGAAAACCCATAACCACCATCATCATATTATTTGCACCAGCTGTCGGAAGGTGGAGGATATTCACGTCGAACGCGATGTCGGGCCGATCGAGCAAAAAATCCGCCGAAAAAAACATTTCACCGTGCATAGCCATTCTTTGGAATTTTTCGGCTTGTGCAAAGCCTGTGCGAAATAA
- a CDS encoding ZIP family metal transporter, translating into MEAILLSIATFFSTLFGGLFAVRFRDKLHLIMGFTAGVLLGVVSFDIFPEIIELIKDNNLKTIDVMVALVIGFLLFHILEKFIALHHSHEGFYADHKHPHVGVFSALALAGHSFMDGVGIGLGFQVNPAVGLLVAIAVISHDFTDGMNTVTLMLNSNNTTRKSKMFLLLDSVTPVLGALSTLLFRFSPHFLALYLGFFAGFLLYIGASDILPEAHSKNSSAKLIFLTVLGVVFIFIVTRFV; encoded by the coding sequence ATGGAAGCGATCCTACTTTCAATAGCAACTTTTTTCTCCACATTGTTCGGCGGCCTGTTTGCGGTCAGGTTCCGCGACAAATTGCATCTGATCATGGGCTTTACGGCCGGCGTCCTGCTCGGCGTGGTCAGCTTTGATATTTTTCCGGAGATCATAGAGCTGATAAAAGATAACAACCTTAAGACCATTGATGTCATGGTGGCCTTGGTCATCGGTTTTCTGCTGTTCCATATTTTGGAAAAATTCATAGCCCTGCATCATTCGCATGAAGGATTTTATGCTGACCACAAACACCCGCACGTCGGAGTTTTTTCCGCGTTAGCTTTGGCCGGACACAGTTTTATGGACGGGGTGGGGATTGGCCTTGGATTCCAGGTCAATCCGGCAGTGGGCCTGCTTGTGGCTATCGCGGTCATTTCGCATGATTTTACCGACGGCATGAATACGGTGACGCTGATGCTGAACAGCAATAATACAACGCGGAAATCCAAAATGTTCCTGCTGCTTGATTCCGTAACCCCGGTGCTGGGGGCTTTGTCCACGCTCTTGTTCAGGTTTTCGCCGCATTTTCTGGCCTTATACCTCGGTTTCTTTGCGGGCTTCCTCCTCTACATCGGCGCTTCCGATATTTTGCCTGAGGCGCACAGCAAGAACAGCTCTGCCAAGCTGATATTTCTTACCGTACTGGGAGTCGTGTTCATCTTCATAGTCACGCGTTTTGTCTAG
- a CDS encoding YibE/F family protein → MDNMQHKKLVILLAFLILVPRLALAQDNNSEPIDGVQNIPADAYYKAQVTQIVNQEYLGSGADKQIFQDLKVKILSGDEKNKEVEIDRVGGVNINGGKGFKAGDKVVIDKTTDNGQTVYYVEDIYRIPALVFATIIFLLVAIFFSRWRGVGSILGLVITIAVIIKFVTPQIIAGKNPIEISLIGAFIIAFVSLYLAHGFNKRTSIAILSTFITLSLSIAMAYGFVHFTRLFGNGSEESVYLQFGPTGHINLQGLLLGGIILGALGVLDDITTAQSATVHELKKANPSSTFKQLYTGAASVGQEHISSLINTLFLAYAGVALPLFLLFTVNGGTPIWITLNSEFIAEEIVRTLVGSITLIVAVPITTLLAAYFFSRRKEEA, encoded by the coding sequence ATGGATAACATGCAGCATAAGAAGCTTGTTATCCTGTTAGCATTTCTGATCCTGGTACCGCGTCTGGCATTGGCCCAGGATAATAATTCAGAACCGATTGACGGCGTTCAAAACATTCCCGCAGATGCGTATTACAAAGCCCAGGTAACACAGATCGTGAACCAGGAATATCTCGGATCCGGAGCGGACAAGCAGATCTTCCAGGACCTGAAAGTAAAAATTCTTTCAGGGGATGAAAAAAACAAGGAAGTTGAGATAGACAGGGTGGGAGGGGTCAATATCAACGGCGGCAAGGGATTCAAAGCGGGGGACAAGGTTGTAATTGATAAGACCACGGACAACGGCCAGACGGTTTATTATGTGGAAGACATCTACCGCATCCCTGCGCTGGTGTTTGCCACGATCATTTTTTTGTTGGTCGCAATATTCTTCAGCCGCTGGCGGGGAGTCGGTTCCATTCTGGGCCTCGTGATCACGATTGCGGTGATCATTAAATTCGTCACGCCGCAGATCATTGCCGGAAAGAATCCTATAGAGATAAGTCTCATCGGCGCATTCATTATCGCTTTCGTATCTTTGTATCTGGCTCACGGATTCAATAAGCGCACATCCATCGCCATTTTAAGCACATTCATAACCTTAAGCCTGTCCATTGCTATGGCTTACGGATTTGTTCATTTTACCCGGCTTTTCGGCAACGGCAGCGAAGAGTCGGTATATCTGCAATTCGGACCGACAGGACACATAAATCTGCAAGGACTGCTCTTGGGCGGGATCATTCTGGGTGCCTTGGGCGTTTTGGACGATATCACCACAGCACAGTCGGCCACCGTGCATGAGCTGAAGAAAGCCAATCCTTCATCAACCTTCAAGCAGTTGTATACGGGCGCAGCTTCAGTCGGCCAGGAGCATATTTCTTCTTTAATTAACACTTTATTTTTGGCATATGCCGGTGTTGCCCTGCCGCTATTTTTGCTGTTCACGGTCAACGGCGGCACGCCGATCTGGATCACGCTGAACTCCGAATTCATCGCGGAGGAAATAGTCAGAACTCTGGTCGGAAGCATCACTTTGATCGTGGCAGTGCCCATCACAACTTTATTGGCGGCTTACTTTTTCAGCCGCAGAAAGGAAGAAGCATGA
- a CDS encoding YcnI family protein, whose product MKKLISLSITAIGLLVAASVSAHVVVKPNTAGIGAFQVFTMGVPSEKPIATVSLKLMLPDGLSFVTPNVKPGWQVQVKTQATGKKITDDDGMQVDEMKPIEIDWTGGSVPAGQRDEFTFQAQVPATPTTLAWKAYQTYSDGSVVAWDQTPGANVENPYSQTAVTDDLSQSATSMPKESWWDSHGTAATAVLSILAIILAAYALTNRRTG is encoded by the coding sequence ATGAAAAAGTTAATATCTCTATCAATTACAGCAATTGGTTTGCTGGTTGCTGCAAGTGTTTCTGCACATGTGGTCGTCAAACCCAATACCGCGGGGATCGGAGCGTTTCAGGTTTTTACAATGGGAGTACCGTCCGAAAAGCCGATTGCCACGGTCAGCCTCAAGTTAATGCTGCCTGATGGGCTGAGTTTTGTTACCCCAAACGTTAAACCTGGCTGGCAGGTGCAAGTAAAAACTCAGGCCACCGGTAAAAAGATCACTGACGACGACGGCATGCAAGTTGATGAAATGAAGCCTATAGAAATTGACTGGACCGGCGGATCAGTTCCGGCAGGGCAGCGCGATGAGTTTACGTTCCAGGCCCAGGTCCCCGCAACTCCGACGACGCTGGCATGGAAAGCTTACCAGACTTATTCGGACGGCAGTGTTGTTGCTTGGGATCAGACTCCCGGGGCAAATGTAGAAAATCCTTATTCCCAAACCGCTGTGACGGATGATCTGTCACAGTCCGCGACGTCAATGCCAAAGGAATCCTGGTGGGATTCCCACGGCACCGCCGCTACGGCGGTTTTAAGCATTCTGGCCATTATCCTCGCGGCTTACGCTTTGACGAATAGAAGAACCGGTTAA
- a CDS encoding thioredoxin domain-containing protein, which produces MTKELKIMFGIAIVVIAGAVLLFLKGNPPAHVPLADAGRLVRDDSDMTGSKDAKVTLVEFGDYECPFCGALNPVIEKLLADYKDNKDFNYVFRNFPLAQHQYAKLAAEAAEAAGAQGKFWDMHNKIFDNQNSWTGNSQPLDIFTSFAQILGLDINKFKDAVQNNQAQDKITEDLDDGNALGVNATPTLYLNGKQESATDYDNLKKDIDAALKQ; this is translated from the coding sequence ATGACAAAAGAACTAAAAATCATGTTCGGCATCGCCATCGTGGTGATTGCCGGCGCAGTGCTCTTATTTTTAAAAGGTAATCCTCCCGCTCACGTTCCGCTTGCGGATGCCGGACGCCTGGTCCGGGATGACAGCGATATGACCGGCAGTAAAGATGCCAAAGTCACCTTAGTGGAATTTGGCGATTATGAATGCCCGTTTTGCGGAGCATTGAATCCGGTAATAGAAAAACTGCTTGCTGATTACAAAGATAACAAGGATTTTAATTATGTCTTCCGAAACTTCCCGCTCGCCCAGCATCAATATGCCAAACTTGCCGCCGAGGCGGCCGAAGCAGCCGGAGCTCAAGGCAAATTCTGGGACATGCATAACAAAATTTTTGACAACCAAAATTCCTGGACCGGCAACAGCCAGCCGCTGGATATATTCACAAGCTTCGCCCAGATTTTAGGCCTGGATATCAATAAATTCAAAGATGCAGTTCAAAACAACCAGGCTCAAGACAAAATCACTGAAGATCTGGATGACGGGAATGCTCTGGGCGTGAATGCCACGCCTACGCTTTATTTGAACGGCAAACAAGAAAGCGCAACTGACTATGATAATCTGAAAAAAGACATTGACGCGGCGCTGAAACAATAA